The Bactrocera dorsalis isolate Fly_Bdor chromosome 3, ASM2337382v1, whole genome shotgun sequence genomic interval atttctaaataaaaaaatcatgatTTTCTTCTAAACCGCTTAATAGGGGACTACCACGATTAAACGGAAACAAGTAATTAGTTACCATTTACAGTGAAATATTCAGTGAATAACATTAGGAATCAGctatgtttaaatgagttaagcatccgcccactctacccggtaaaactggcgcaccttaaTAAACCAGCTCAGTTCACCACAGCATGATTACGATTAGTAATCGGTtaggttattttctaaaaagaaTCGTAATGATTATTTAATTGTGCGTTTGAAATATTGGGATTATGTAATGATTACGATTATaaagaatcaaaaaataataaggattattataaattaatgaaaataatcaaaaataatcaaaataaataattgattctTTTCAGCGattctttttgattatttttgattactttcaatccaaaatatcaaacaatttttctctttaaattttaagacatttttttattaaaattttttaaattgttttttgtataaTCTGAGCCTCAGATTCTgagatatatgcatttatatgtataatatgtatatatattatattattataaatattatattataaatgatgttatttttgctattattaatAGCAATTCAGCCATTCAATTTAATCAGCCCCATCGCGAAATTTCCCAGTTCTGATCATCAGAATAAGCTTCAATGAGCGTAGCTGATATTTACACCTGtatgaaaaacaacaatgctGAAGGGAGTAGTGTTAGAATCCAAGAACGGTTGTTAACTTGTTGGTACGCTTACGTTAACAAATCAAACAAGAGCTTTATAAAGTGTCAGTCAGTTGTTATTAATTGTGTTTTGTGTGCAAAAACGCTCCATTTGAAGATAACATGTCACAAACTGATCAATTGGTTTTTGGAGAAAGCGACTTCTCAAATGATGGTTAAATTTTGGACAAGAATTACGTGCCAAGCCCCGGCAAGAGGAGAAgggtcttcaaaaaaaattctggaagCTCTATAAAAAACCAGTCTTTTGAGGTGTCTGGAAAACCTATTTTCAACGCGAGATTTTAGACGGATATTGTAAAAGTTAGTTTTTATGTGCATATGGTTCAAATTAGGGTTGTTTTAgtattgtttgttttaaaatttaaattgttgtgtttggtgttgttgtaagtGTTTAATGAATTCAACTTTGAATTCACAGATTTCTGATCAGAATAAAATGTCGACAATTGCAAAATGTGTCGGATGTGATCGGAAGATAAGAGCTACTGGTGACGTGACCTCCAATTTTGTGAAACATTTACGGGTCAAACATAGCGAATTGTATGCGGAATACAAAAGTTTGAAGTCGGGCAGCCCTTTTGGCAATTCTGCGCAAGCTGCCTTCGATAGAAAGCTTTTGCATGCTATTGTTGATGGAGCACTGCCTGTCTCAATTTTAGAAAGAAGGTCTTTCATAGACCTCTTGCAGATCAGTGGCATGAAGATAATGAGCAGGCAAGCagctgtaaaaaaatttaaggagCATTATGGTGAAGTGGTACACAAAATCAAGTCGGAAATGGCCTTCGTAAAACACTTCTGTACAACCGGGGATATTTGGTCTGGGAACCACCGGAGCTTTTTGGGGTATACTTGCCATTGGCTTACAGAGAACCTGGAACGCAAGTCGGCTGCTCTTGCTTGCAGGAGAATATTCGGCGTGCACTCAGctgaaaaaattgtgcaaatcaTTGCCGAAATTAATGCCGGCTTTGGTCTGAGCTCGTCCAATGTTATTATGACGGTGACAGACAATGTATCCAATTTTGTTAAGGCTTTCAAGGAGTACGGGTGTACGGAAACTTCTCATGAAGATGATAGCGAAAACGATTTGCCAGTTTTCCAAAACGAGCTGTTTCTGCCAAAGCATCTTCGATGTTGCAGCCACACGCTGAATTTACTTGCTTCCGCCGATTACGTGAAGATTTTGAGAAGTGAGCAGGCTTTGTATATCCAACATTCGATGGTAACTGAAAATTGTTAACGATTTTGTTGAACTATAATGTACTAAAgagaatattttcttcttcttcttctttactggcgtagacaccgcttacgcgattatagccgactcaacaacagcgcgccagtcgtttcttctcttcgctacgtggcgccaattggatattccaagcgaggccaggtccttctcctcttggtccttccaacagagtggaggtcttcctctgcttctcgcggcgggaactgcgtcgaatactttcagagctggagtgttttcatccatacggacaacatgacctagctagcgtagccgctgtcttttaattcgctgaactatgtcaatgtcgtcatgtatctcgtacagctcatcgttccatcgaatgcgatattcgccgtggccaacgcgcaaaggaccataaatcttttgcagaacttttctctcgaaaactcgcaacgtcgactcatcggttgttgtcatcgtccaagcctctgcaccatatagcaggacgggaattatgagcgacttatagagtttggcttttgttcgtcgagagaggactttacttttcaattgcctactcagtccgaagtagcacctgttggcaagagtaatcctgcgttggatttccaggctgaatATTTTCCAGACATTCGTGGGAAATTATTGTGGAATGCTTGGGATCGACATTGCTTGTGCCCGTTGTAACTCGGTAGAATTCACTGTTCGACGCAGTAACGAAGTTACTTTGGGCCAAGGACAAGTTGAATCCTTTGTGCGAAAGACTCAGCTTGTCACAATTTTCTCCGAGCGATTTGCAGTATCTGGAGATGTACCAGTTGTTAATGGGGCCTATTGCTCGTGCCTTCGACTACCTTCAAGGAGAAAATAACGTGCATTACGGTAAAAtgtattagtattttttatcgGTTTCACATTAAGTAAGTGTATATTCTATGCAGGCTGCTTAATTCCGACTCTGATGACCCTCAGCAATAGATTAAATAAGCTGCAAAACAAGCCAGAAATGCAGCAAGTTTCCTCTGTGGTTGCTAAATTGGAGCAGCGTTGGAGAGATCGGTTTGAcgcattttttacttcaaaccGGAGGCCAATATAGCACTAGCGGCAACTGTACTAACTCCAGATATTAAAATGAGCTGGATCAAGGTGTTGCAAAGGATAAAACCGGAGGTGACAGCAGCGGACATAAGTATCTGGGTTTTAAACACAATTTGCGATTTCTATGCAAAAGATAATCGTGCTTTCAAtgcacaaatattgaaaagtattgaattatttgcaaataataGGCATTTTGATTTTGACCTCAACGGTAGGATTGCTTGaatattcttagattatttgtattaaattcatttatctTTATACAGACACAGATAACGAAGAAGGAACAAATGCTACTCCTGAGCCAAGTGCTAGTGATCGTCGGGCTTTTTTGACCCATCACTTTTTCTGTTACTTAAATGACAATTCAAGAACAGACGACACTTGGGTACAACATTGCAGTCTAAAAGAAGCTTTCGTTGCCTTTAATACTCCCCTGACATCCTCAGCACCAGTAGAGAGGCTATTTGATAGTGAACAGTCCAAGGCGCCAGTCAATGTCGGACTTATCATTTGAGAAATTGGTGTTATTGAAAGCAAATTCTAAATGgagttattgttattttgttataaatgaattttgttttttttttggtgttacaTTTAGTTATTATGTTTTGATTCCAGACTCTTGAATATCTTTATctataaaattgaataaaaaaatttattaaaaattaaaaaaagcaaagagACCTAAGTTGTTTGGGATTGAAaagaatcaaaaataatcaaaaagaatTGCTGAAaagaatcaattattttttttgattgtttttgatTCTTTTCAGTAATCCTGAGTAATCctgattattttttgattacttGTAATCTTAGTCATTACGTAATCTACTTGGGACCAAGATAATCGTAATGTAATCAATTATTTCACTCTCAAATACAAAGTAATCAGATTACTAATAATTACGATTAGTAATCAAAACTTAACAGGTGTTGGGTTCACTGCCCGCTGGACTTACCACTTGTGCCAAATTgcgtgttttaaaataaaacatccGATTTCCCTTTCACAACTCGTATAACCggttttattttacaataaaagttCGCCTTCTAAAGGCCGTATAGAGGGGGTTTCGGACACGTTAGTTTCACAATTGTGTtactcaaaattaataaaattatagatgCAAATTATGGAGATCGGTACAAATGGCGATAACTAGCGGCGTGTGGCGAAAAGGCGACGTGCATTCAGTAATGGACGAATCAATACTGACTTGTGTAAAAGCGGACCCTTTTTCCGTGGAGTGATGTGGTGTGTGGATCCTGCGCtcgcgcgtgtgggtggtgttgatgtggagtGTGGTGTTGGcgaggtgagtgtggtgagtgtacgtgttagtgatgggtgtaggtgtggtgtggggcaggcggctaaggctcatttagccatcccggcccccctaggcgaatatttcagcctagaatCCTCTGAAGCTGCTGCAGAGTGGCTACGACACTGCTGAGGCCTGAGGTGCGGCGCGGACGCGGTCGttgttgctggcgtcgtgtGGACGCCCCATTATGTGGCCGCCGGGCCCGGGATGATGATGGCCCTATGGTTCGACGGGGCCGTGCATCCCGGCTTAATGGCGGTCGTTGTACTGCCCCGCGGTTGCGGCCGGCAGGAGGTTGGCTGGTGTCATTCCGAGGTGTACGGTGTAACATAGTGTGATGCGGGCGCAtacaaatttggcacagattgccCGACGTACATTCGTGAGTTTGGTGGACAGGCATCAGGCAATTGAGACAATGGCCGTGCGCCTGCACGACCAACTGGCGTTGTTGAGGTGGCAATCCCTTAAAGATGACGCATTGTAGCAGCCGGTGGGGTCGACGACATAGGGGACATCTACGGCGCTGTGGGTCGGCGATAAGCGCGGGTGTTGACGGCAATGCGGCCGTTCCACTCCGAGGCACTGTTGGGGTGGTTGTTCGCGGTCGCTGCAACTGGGGCAGCCGCTTGGCGTTGCACATTGACAGTCGAACGAGTGGTTGGTGTTGGGGCTGCTGGCATGTCTGCATCCATATTGATCTGTTTGGAAGAGTGTTATTTCAATTAGAATTTGGTTGCATATAGGACATATGAGCATGGCTGCCACGTTATGCGGCATGAGTGGGTCGTTAAATTAATCGACTACTTTTGTGagtgattttaaatatatatatgtatatatgtatttatataaatttttattttattttgtttttatattcggtTTATTTTAGCGGTTTGTCGGTTTTCGTTTCGCGGTTATCGGCGATcggtaagaagcatagtttgacgagcggtcttgttaactttccggattgcgtacggagatcgactacgcgaatatggcCGTCGGAGCCTGGATAAAGTTTCTCTATGCGgcccagccgccattcggtaggtggcAGGTAATCGTCgtgaatcaggacacaatctTCAACTTTTAGcgcattttctatatttttccatcggtactgaaattatgatggagaattttaattttttcccatctatttaataaggaaagcgactccacgcctggctcagttgtggccagaatgggtgttCCTTTTaagaaatgccctggagttagggctgtgaagttggagggatcttgcgatagtgctgtgagcggccgtgagttgagaacggcttcagttttagttaataatgtcgtgaattcttcatagttaaatttatagctgccggctagcttcttgaaatgagatttgaagctctttacagctgattcccataaaccacccatatgaggagcgcttggaggtataaattgccaattgataccttgaggggcgtacttttgtacgatatcaGGGGACACCTGttttaagaaatccacaaactgtttttctgtggctcgttcggctcctatgaatgttttgccattatcgcccatgattttggatgggaagccacgtcgagcgacgaagcgagcaaatgccgcgagaaaagcctccgtcgtcagattagtacacagctcaaggtgcactgcctttgtcgtgaaacatacaaagacagccacatagcctttcaagagagtgggagatcttagcatggacgcctttatttgaaaaggcccagcaaaatcgacacctgtcgtgaaaggcagagcgaaattgcagcgttcaggtggaagtgctgccataatctgagttcgcattttttgtttatgcatagtgcagatcttgcacatgaaaatgcattttttgatctgaggcttaagacggggaatataatactcttggcgtaccatatgttgcatgaggcgctgTTCGGCGTGCAACATTAATATATGGATGTAATTCAGGAGTAATGTGGCAAAAGGAGATTTCTTAGGTATTAtgatggggtggcgttcgttgtaagtcagacttgaattagcgagccgaccattggcacgaagcaaacctttcgtgtctaaaaatgggtttagtactaagagtgagctctttttgtcaattggcttcgattctcttagtaacgatATGTCGcgactgaagtagcgcgtttgggttgaggcgataagcgcgacctttgctttttgtaagtcctggtgcgtcaatgtatcgcaatgGGTGTAAGTTACTCCTTTAACTGTAAGTTTAAGTTGCTCTACGAATTTGAGCATATATGCGACTActctgagggctcgggggaacgatgaaaatcgttcaaggatttcattatcatccactattgtatgataggtgtcgatttttcgactttctggggcgattatgttgcgcattgtcgattgtggccaagaatctgtGGATTCGGTTAACCattgggggccattccaccagagcgtggtggtggcaagatccaggggtttgcaccctcttgtacctagatcagcaggattgtcggcACTGGCTTCGTGTCGCCATGTGGctgctcctactaggtcaagtatttgagaggttcgattagaaatatatgtttcccacgagtgtggtg includes:
- the LOC125777191 gene encoding uncharacterized protein LOC125777191, which codes for MSWIKVLQRIKPEVTAADISIWVLNTICDFYAKDNRAFNAQILKSIELFANNRHFDFDLNDTDNEEGTNATPEPSASDRRAFLTHHFFCYLNDNSRTDDTWVQHCSLKEAFVAFNTPLTSSAPVERLFDSEQSKAPVNVGLII